Proteins encoded within one genomic window of Candidatus Rokuibacteriota bacterium:
- a CDS encoding cupin domain-containing protein, with translation MEHTAGGKPKVMRMEEAFWELPPGHVQAFSKLLVHPSNADTRYFDFRISSYQPKGYAEVHVHEVAEHIYYILQGRGIVELDGERHLVEPHTVIHIPPGVRHGIFNTGIEDLIFLVAASPPSDMPGVKQTGGREA, from the coding sequence ATGGAACACACGGCCGGAGGAAAGCCGAAGGTGATGCGGATGGAAGAGGCGTTCTGGGAGCTTCCGCCCGGCCACGTTCAGGCCTTCTCGAAGCTCCTCGTCCACCCGAGCAACGCCGATACCCGGTATTTTGACTTCCGGATCTCGAGCTACCAACCCAAAGGGTACGCCGAGGTCCACGTCCACGAGGTGGCGGAGCACATCTACTACATCCTCCAAGGTCGCGGGATCGTGGAGCTCGACGGCGAGCGGCATCTCGTCGAGCCGCACACGGTCATCCACATCCCGCCAGGGGTCCGCCATGGGATCTTCAACACGGGCATCGAAGACCTGATCTTCCTGGTGGCCGCCTCGCCCCCCTCCGACATGCCCGGGGTGAAACAGACCGGCGGGCGCGAGGCGTGA